Proteins encoded together in one Benincasa hispida cultivar B227 chromosome 1, ASM972705v1, whole genome shotgun sequence window:
- the LOC120091121 gene encoding homeobox-leucine zipper protein ANTHOCYANINLESS 2-like isoform X4 has translation MIPADVRRRNREEEAAESRSGSENMVDGGSGEEVEGGGGGGRKKRKKRYHRHSAEQIQELEAMFKECPHPDEKQRLELSRRLSLETKQVKFWFQNRRTQMKTQLERHENTLLRQENEKLRAENMAIREAMRDPICSNCGGPAIIGEISIEEQQLRIENARLKDELDRVCALAGKFLGRAAVPVSPPLASSSCLEEYGGGGTMMMERCVYLEMGLAAMDEVVKMANEEEPLWVREKLNEEEYLRMFSGIKHINNGFVSEASRQTALVFLNTSALLDTLMDPDRWVDMFPNLVATASIADIISGGLGGTRNGALQLMHAELQILSPMVPVRQLSFLRFCKQHAEGVWAIVDVSIDPVTDTSSSPSCRRLPSGCLIHDMTNGYSKVTWVEHSEYDESYIHELYRPLIRSGLGFGAQRWIAALQRQSECLAILSTPLDHSGISANGRRNMVKLAQRMTANFCAGVCASTVYKWNKLNTRNNNVGEDVKVMTRKSVEDPGEPPGTVLSAATSVWVAAAVERVFEFLRDERLRSEWDILSNGGPMQEMLRIPKSQHRHHPNAVSLLRATSLNPNQSSMLILQETCTDASGSLVVYAPVDIPAMQAVMNGGDSAYVALLPSGFAVVPAEEDGGGGRGSLLTVAFQILVNSLPTDKLTVESVETVNNLISCTVQKIRNALRCHEPST, from the exons TATGTTCAAAGAATGTCCTCATCCTGATGAAAAACAACGATTGGAGCTCAGTAGAAGACTCTCTTTAGAAACTAAACAAGTTAAATTCTGGTTTCAAAATCGTCGAACTCAAATGAAG ACACAGTTGGAACGCCATGAGAACACATTACTAAGACAAGAGAATGAGAAGCTCCGTGCAGAGAACATGGCAATTCGAGAGGCCATGAGGGATCCAATCTGCTCCAACTGCGGCGGACCGGCCATCATCGGAGAGATCTCCATCGAAGAACAGCAACTCCGAATTGAAAACGCAAGATTAAAGGACGAATTGGATCGGGTGTGTGCCCTGGCTGGAAAATTCCTGGGACGGGCAGCGGTTCCGGTATCGCCACCATTGGCATCGAGCTCGTGTTTGGAGGAATATGGAGGTGGTGGAACGATGATGATGGAGAGATGTGTGTATTTGGAGATGGGTTTAGCAGCCATGGATGAGGTTGTGAAAATGGCAAATGAGGAAGAGCCATTGTGGGTTAGAGAGAAACTGAATGAAGAAGAATATTTGAGAATGTTCAGTGGGATTAAACACATTAATAATGGGTTTGTTTCTGAGGCTTCTAGACAAACTGCTCTTGTCTTCCTCAACACTTCTGCTCTCCTTGACACTCTCATGGATCCT GACCGGTGGGTGGACATGTTTCCGAACTTGGTCGCGACGGCTAGCATCGCCGACATAATCTCCGGCGGTCTCGGAGGAACCCGGAACGGCGCTCTTCAACtg ATGCATGCAGAGCTTCAAATTCTGTCTCCAATGGTTCCGGTGAGACAGTTAAGCTTCCTTCGCTTTTGTAAGCAACACGCTGAAGGCGTTTGGGCCATCGTCGACGTCTCCATCGATCCCGTTACCGATACTTCTTCCTCTCCGTCGTGCCGGAGACTCCCCTCTGGCTGTCTCATCCACGACATGACCAATGGCTACTCCAAG GTTACTTGGGTTGAGCATTCGGAGTACGATGAAAGCTATATTCACGAGCTGTATCGGCCCCTGATTCGCTCCGGCCTTGGCTTTGGTGCGCAACGGTGGATCGCCGCCCTCCAACGCcaatccgagtgccttgccatCCTCTCCACCCCTCTAGACCATTCTG gAATATCAGCAAATGGACGGCGGAATATGGTGAAGCTAGCGCAACGGATGACGGCAAATTTTTGTGCAGGAGTATGCGCGTCTACAGTGTACAAGTGGAACAAACTGAACACGAGGAATAACAACGTTGGAGAAGATGTGAAAGTGATGACGAGGAAGAGCGTGGAGGATCCCGGGGAGCCGCCGGGCACGGTGCTGAGTGCAGCGACGTCGGTGTGGGTGGCGGCCGCGGTGGAGAGAGTGTTTGAGTTTCTTCGTGATGAGCGGCTGAGGAGTGAGTGGGACATCCTGTCCAACGGCGGTCCCATGCAGGAAATGCTTCGTATCCCCAAATCACAACACCGTCACCATCCCAACGCCGTCTCGCTCCTCCGTGCCAcc TCTCTAAATCCAAACCAGAGCAGCATGTTAATTCTACAAGAGACTTGCACCGATGCATCGGGGTCGCTTGTAGTGTACGCGCCGGTGGATATTCCGGCAATGCAGGCGGTGATGAACGGCGGGGATTCAGCCTACGTGGCATTACTACCGTCGGGGTTCGCGGTGGTGCCGGCAGAGGAGGATGGTGGCGGTGGCAGAGGGAGTTTGTTGACGGTGGCGTTTCAGATATTGGTGAATAGTTTGCCGACGGATAAGCTGACGGTGGAGTCGGTGGAGAcggtgaataatttgatttcgTGTACGGTGCAAAAAATTAGAAACGCTCTCCGCTGTCACGAGCCTTCCACGTGA